One stretch of Enterobacter sp. RHBSTW-00994 DNA includes these proteins:
- the ddlA gene encoding D-alanine--D-alanine ligase, with protein sequence MAKQRVGIVFGGKSAEHEVSLQSAKNIVDAIDKNRFEVVLLGIDKQGQWHVNDTSQYLLNANDPAHIALNPSEISVATVPGVTQGQFIDAGNAKTLAQIDVIFPIVHGTLGEDGSLQGMLRMANLPFVGSDVLGSAACMDKDVTKRLLRDAGLNIAPFVTLTRANRTTHSFAQISARLGLPLFVKPANQGSSVGVSKVTNETQFTEAVRLAFEFDHKVVVEQGIKGREIECAVLGNDFPQASTCGEVVLNSDFYSYDTKYIDDKGAQVVVPAAIDSVINDKIRAIAVEAYQALGCSGMARVDVFLTPENDVVINEINTLPGFTNISMYPKLWQASGLSYPALITRLIELALERHAADSALKSSVNG encoded by the coding sequence ATGGCAAAGCAGCGGGTAGGAATTGTCTTTGGGGGAAAATCAGCAGAACACGAAGTTTCATTGCAGTCGGCCAAAAATATCGTCGATGCCATTGATAAAAACCGCTTCGAGGTTGTTCTGTTGGGTATTGATAAACAAGGCCAATGGCATGTTAACGATACCAGCCAGTATCTGTTGAATGCGAACGATCCGGCCCATATCGCCCTCAATCCATCTGAAATCAGCGTGGCAACCGTTCCAGGCGTGACTCAGGGGCAGTTCATCGACGCTGGTAACGCGAAAACGCTGGCTCAAATTGATGTGATCTTCCCGATCGTGCACGGCACACTGGGAGAGGATGGATCTTTGCAGGGTATGTTGCGCATGGCTAACCTGCCGTTTGTCGGTTCCGATGTACTGGGCTCTGCCGCCTGCATGGACAAAGACGTCACCAAACGTCTGCTGCGTGACGCAGGTCTGAACATCGCACCTTTTGTCACGCTCACCCGTGCTAACCGCACTACGCACAGCTTCGCCCAGATCAGCGCCCGGTTAGGCCTGCCGCTGTTTGTTAAGCCTGCAAATCAGGGTTCTTCCGTGGGCGTAAGCAAAGTAACAAACGAAACGCAGTTTACCGAAGCCGTCCGCCTGGCGTTTGAATTTGACCATAAAGTGGTGGTAGAGCAAGGCATCAAAGGGCGCGAAATTGAATGTGCGGTGTTGGGTAACGATTTCCCACAGGCGAGCACCTGCGGTGAAGTGGTGTTAAACAGCGATTTCTACTCTTACGATACCAAGTACATTGATGACAAAGGCGCTCAGGTTGTAGTTCCTGCGGCCATCGATTCGGTCATCAATGACAAGATCCGGGCGATCGCCGTTGAGGCCTATCAGGCACTGGGCTGCTCAGGTATGGCGCGTGTCGACGTGTTTTTAACCCCGGAAAACGACGTGGTGATCAACGAAATCAATACGCTGCCGGGCTTTACGAATATCAGCATGTACCCGAAACTCTGGCAGGCCAGCGGCCTTAGCTATCCGGCACTGATCACCCGCTTGATCGAACTGGCGCTGGAACGACATGCCGCCGATAGCGCCCTCAAAAGCTCGGTAAACGGTTAA
- a CDS encoding multidrug efflux MFS transporter, whose translation MESWKVNLISVWFGCFFTGLAISQILPFLPLYVAQLGVSSHEALSMWSGLTFSVTFLVSAIVSPMWGSLADRKGRKLMLLRASLGMAVAILLQAYATNVWQLFLLRGLMGLTSGYIPNAMALVASQVPRERSGWALSTLSTAQISGVIGGPLMGGFLADHVGLRAVFFITAMLLVISFLVTLFLIKEGGRPPVSKSERLSGKAVFASLPYPGLMISLFVTTMVIQLCNGSVGPILALFIKSMEPDSNNIAFLSGMIAAVPGVSALISAPRLGKLGDRIGTARILMATLIFAVVLFFAMSFVTSPLQLGVLRFLLGFADGAMLPAVQTLLVKYSSDQVTGRIFGYNQSFMYLGNVAGPLIGASVSAMAGFRWVFAATAVVVLLNIIQLAIALRRRQQIAEAKAER comes from the coding sequence ATGGAATCCTGGAAAGTTAACCTTATTTCGGTCTGGTTTGGTTGTTTTTTTACCGGACTCGCCATCAGCCAGATTTTACCCTTCTTGCCTTTGTATGTGGCGCAGTTAGGCGTCAGCTCACACGAGGCGTTGTCCATGTGGTCGGGTCTGACGTTCAGCGTGACATTTTTGGTCTCCGCAATCGTGTCGCCCATGTGGGGCAGCCTTGCCGATCGTAAAGGACGCAAGCTCATGCTGCTGCGTGCCTCGCTGGGAATGGCGGTGGCGATTCTTCTTCAGGCGTATGCGACGAATGTCTGGCAACTGTTTTTACTGCGTGGCCTGATGGGGCTGACATCCGGCTATATTCCCAATGCGATGGCCCTGGTGGCGTCACAGGTTCCACGCGAGAGGAGCGGTTGGGCACTCAGCACGCTTTCAACGGCACAGATTAGTGGCGTCATTGGTGGCCCGCTGATGGGGGGCTTCCTGGCTGACCATGTGGGTCTGCGCGCGGTATTTTTCATTACCGCCATGTTGCTGGTGATCAGTTTCCTGGTCACGCTATTTCTCATCAAAGAGGGAGGGCGTCCACCTGTCAGCAAATCTGAGCGCCTGAGCGGTAAGGCGGTCTTTGCATCGCTACCCTATCCGGGGCTGATGATCAGTCTCTTCGTGACCACGATGGTGATTCAACTCTGTAATGGCTCGGTGGGGCCCATTCTGGCGTTGTTTATTAAGTCGATGGAGCCGGACAGCAATAATATCGCCTTCCTCAGCGGGATGATTGCCGCAGTGCCTGGCGTATCCGCGCTTATTTCCGCACCGCGTCTGGGGAAACTGGGCGATCGCATCGGAACCGCCCGGATACTGATGGCCACGCTTATTTTTGCGGTGGTGCTGTTTTTTGCCATGTCGTTCGTCACCTCGCCACTTCAGCTTGGGGTGCTCCGGTTCTTGCTGGGGTTTGCCGATGGCGCAATGTTACCCGCAGTACAAACCCTGCTGGTTAAATATTCCAGCGATCAGGTCACAGGGCGTATCTTCGGATATAACCAATCATTTATGTATCTGGGAAATGTCGCGGGTCCGCTTATTGGTGCATCGGTTTCCGCGATGGCTGGCTTCCGGTGGGTCTTTGCCGCCACGGCAGTGGTAGTATTGCTGAATATTATTCAACTGGCTATTGCATTGCGCCGTCGCCAGCAAATAGCAGAGGCAAAGGCTGAACGTTAA
- the iraP gene encoding anti-adapter protein IraP, with protein MKNLIAELLVKLAQKEEESKELVAQVEALEIVVTALLRQMAKQDQLALIQSIEGALDDARPDSQVPVQDTEMLQQYVKKLLRHPRN; from the coding sequence ATGAAAAATCTCATTGCTGAGTTGCTGGTTAAGCTTGCACAAAAGGAAGAGGAGTCAAAAGAACTGGTTGCCCAGGTTGAGGCGTTGGAAATTGTTGTCACAGCGTTGCTGCGACAAATGGCGAAACAGGATCAACTGGCATTGATTCAAAGCATCGAGGGCGCGCTCGATGATGCCAGACCGGATTCTCAGGTTCCTGTTCAGGATACGGAGATGCTTCAGCAATACGTAAAAAAGCTATTAAGGCATCCTCGCAACTAA
- the phoA gene encoding alkaline phosphatase yields the protein MKQSALFIALIPLLFTPVIHAETTNTSVLDNRAAQGDITQPGGARRLSEDQTAAIRASLNDKPAKNIILLIGDGMGDSEITAARNYAEGAGGYFKGIDALPLTGQYTHYALDKKTGKPDYVTDSAASATAWTTGVKTYNGALGVDIHEKDHQTILEMAKAAGLATGNVSTAELQDATPAALISHVTSRKCYGPSVTSEKCPTNALEKGGKGSITEQLLNARADVTLGGGAKTFAETATAGDWQGKTLREQAQARGYQMVSDATSLAAITEANQDKPLLGLFSDGNMPVRWEGPKASYHGNIDKPAVTCTPNPKRNDSVPTLAAMTDKAISLLSKSEKGFFLQVEGASIDKQDHAANPCGQIGETVDLDEAVQKALEFAKKDGNTLVVVTADHAHASQIIPSDTKAPGLTQALNTKDGAVMVMSYGNSEEESMEHTGTQLRIAAYGPHAANVVGLTDQTDLFYTMKAALGLK from the coding sequence TTGAAACAGAGCGCACTTTTCATCGCATTAATACCCCTGTTATTTACCCCTGTAATTCATGCTGAAACCACGAATACCAGTGTACTGGATAATCGTGCAGCACAGGGCGATATCACCCAGCCTGGTGGCGCACGCCGGTTATCAGAAGATCAAACGGCTGCAATTCGTGCATCACTGAATGACAAACCAGCAAAAAATATTATTTTGCTGATTGGTGATGGCATGGGGGATTCTGAAATTACCGCCGCGCGAAATTATGCCGAAGGGGCGGGTGGTTATTTTAAGGGTATTGATGCATTACCCCTTACCGGACAATACACGCATTACGCACTGGACAAAAAAACCGGTAAACCGGATTACGTGACGGACTCTGCCGCATCTGCAACGGCGTGGACAACCGGCGTGAAAACCTATAATGGCGCGCTGGGCGTAGACATTCACGAGAAAGATCATCAAACCATTCTGGAAATGGCAAAAGCGGCGGGGCTGGCAACCGGCAACGTCTCTACCGCGGAACTTCAGGATGCAACACCTGCAGCGCTTATCTCACATGTGACATCGCGTAAATGCTATGGCCCGTCTGTTACCAGCGAAAAATGTCCGACGAACGCCCTGGAAAAAGGAGGTAAAGGCTCTATTACTGAGCAGTTGCTGAATGCGCGTGCAGATGTGACTCTGGGCGGGGGCGCGAAAACCTTCGCAGAAACGGCCACGGCGGGTGACTGGCAGGGTAAAACGCTGCGTGAACAAGCCCAGGCTCGTGGTTATCAGATGGTGAGCGATGCCACCTCTCTGGCGGCTATCACTGAAGCAAATCAGGACAAACCTTTGCTGGGACTCTTCTCTGACGGCAACATGCCTGTGCGTTGGGAAGGCCCAAAAGCCTCTTACCACGGCAATATCGACAAGCCAGCGGTAACCTGCACACCTAACCCGAAACGTAACGACAGCGTACCGACGCTGGCGGCCATGACGGATAAAGCCATCTCCCTGTTGAGCAAGAGCGAAAAAGGCTTCTTCCTGCAGGTCGAAGGGGCATCAATCGATAAACAGGATCATGCGGCTAACCCATGTGGTCAGATTGGTGAAACGGTCGATCTGGATGAAGCTGTGCAGAAAGCGCTGGAATTTGCGAAGAAAGACGGCAATACCCTCGTGGTCGTTACGGCTGACCATGCGCATGCCAGCCAAATCATTCCTTCTGACACTAAAGCTCCGGGCCTGACACAGGCGCTGAATACCAAAGATGGTGCAGTGATGGTCATGAGCTATGGCAACTCTGAAGAAGAGTCAATGGAACATACCGGCACGCAATTGCGCATCGCGGCGTACGGCCCACATGCGGCAAACGTGGTAGGGCTGACCGATCAAACCGATCTGTTCTACACCATGAAAGCGGCTCTGGGACTGAAATAA
- the psiF gene encoding phosphate starvation-inducible protein PsiF — MKITLLVTLLSGMFLISSVHAAEKTLTPQQQRMTTCNQQATAKTLKGDARKTYMSDCLKNSASKPDEKSLTPQQQKMRECNAQATEQSLKGDDRSKFMSGCLKKKA, encoded by the coding sequence ATGAAAATAACATTACTGGTTACCCTGCTTTCTGGCATGTTTCTGATCTCTTCAGTACATGCTGCCGAAAAAACATTAACCCCTCAGCAGCAACGAATGACCACCTGCAATCAGCAGGCAACCGCCAAGACGCTAAAAGGGGATGCGCGTAAGACCTACATGAGCGATTGCCTGAAAAATAGTGCGTCGAAACCGGATGAGAAAAGCCTGACACCACAGCAGCAAAAAATGCGCGAATGTAATGCCCAGGCAACGGAGCAATCGCTCAAAGGTGACGATCGCAGCAAGTTTATGAGCGGCTGTCTGAAGAAAAAAGCGTAG
- the adrA gene encoding diguanylate cyclase AdrA codes for MMNDENFYNKERIREEWHQNLSQDDSHRSGIRFSRRVRLARVTGLAAMFFPIAGVLVTHLIPGGWWLFLVGWAFVWPHLAWQLSCRSPDSHSTEINNLKLDAIIAGIWIGLMGVNVLPAVALVMMIGMNMMGSGGFRLFVCGITMTVISTLVTLQLTGRVVAFMPDPLAWWLTLPVMVLYPMLFAWVSHETAIRLAEHKRHLELMSTRDGMTGVFNRRHWETFLLKEYENCRRSHGDAAILLIDIDHFKSINDTWGHDVGDEAIIAITRQLQMTLRAGDVIGRFGGDEFAVIMSGTPAEKAIAAMSRVHERLEKLSLPSAPQERLHISVGIAPWGPQFGHHREWLKAADVALYKAKNAGRGRTEVAA; via the coding sequence ATGATGAATGATGAAAACTTTTACAATAAAGAACGCATTCGGGAAGAGTGGCATCAAAACCTTTCTCAGGATGACTCCCACCGCTCCGGTATTCGATTTTCCCGGCGGGTGCGTCTCGCTCGGGTAACCGGTCTGGCCGCCATGTTTTTCCCCATTGCGGGAGTATTGGTCACCCATCTGATTCCCGGCGGATGGTGGTTATTTTTGGTGGGTTGGGCGTTTGTCTGGCCTCACCTGGCCTGGCAACTTTCCTGCCGTTCACCTGACTCCCACAGCACCGAAATAAATAACCTGAAACTCGATGCGATCATCGCAGGAATATGGATTGGGTTGATGGGCGTGAATGTACTGCCAGCCGTGGCACTGGTCATGATGATTGGCATGAACATGATGGGGTCTGGCGGTTTTCGGTTATTTGTCTGCGGGATCACGATGACCGTGATTTCAACCCTGGTGACGCTACAACTGACTGGCAGAGTTGTGGCGTTTATGCCAGACCCGCTGGCATGGTGGCTGACGTTGCCTGTGATGGTCCTGTACCCGATGCTGTTTGCATGGGTGAGCCATGAGACTGCGATTAGGCTTGCTGAACACAAACGCCATCTTGAACTGATGAGTACCCGCGATGGAATGACTGGTGTATTTAACCGTCGTCACTGGGAAACATTCTTACTGAAAGAATATGAAAATTGCCGCCGTAGCCACGGTGATGCGGCTATTTTACTTATCGATATCGACCACTTTAAGAGCATCAACGATACGTGGGGGCATGACGTCGGCGATGAAGCTATTATCGCCATTACTCGCCAGTTGCAAATGACTCTGCGCGCAGGTGATGTGATTGGACGCTTTGGTGGCGATGAGTTTGCCGTGATTATGTCCGGGACGCCGGCCGAAAAAGCGATTGCAGCGATGTCTCGTGTTCATGAACGACTGGAAAAATTGTCGCTTCCGAGCGCACCGCAAGAGCGGTTGCATATTAGTGTCGGAATTGCGCCGTGGGGACCGCAGTTCGGACATCATCGCGAATGGTTAAAAGCGGCGGATGTTGCCCTCTATAAAGCCAAGAATGCCGGACGTGGCCGCACTGAAGTGGCGGCATAA
- the proC gene encoding pyrroline-5-carboxylate reductase, with protein MEKKIGFIGCGNMGKAILGGLIASGQVLPGQIWVYTPSPDKVAALRDEYGINAAESAQEVAQVADIVFGAVKPNIMIKVLSEVTSSLNKDTLVVSIAAGVTLDQLARALGHDRKIVRAMPNTPSLVNAGMTSVTPNALVTPEDVADVLNIFRCFGEAEVIAEAMIHPVVGVSGSAPAYVFMFLEAMADAAVLGGMPRAQAYKFAAQAVMGSAKMVLETGKHPGELKDMVCSPGGTTIEAVRVLEERGFRAAVIEAMAKCMEKSEKLSKS; from the coding sequence ATGGAGAAGAAAATCGGCTTTATTGGCTGTGGCAACATGGGAAAAGCCATTCTTGGTGGTCTCATTGCCAGTGGACAGGTTCTGCCTGGACAAATTTGGGTCTATACTCCCTCGCCCGATAAAGTTGCCGCATTGCGCGATGAGTACGGTATCAATGCTGCGGAAAGCGCACAGGAAGTCGCCCAGGTTGCTGATATTGTCTTTGGCGCAGTCAAACCTAACATCATGATCAAAGTCCTGAGTGAAGTGACCTCAAGTCTGAACAAAGATACGCTGGTTGTGTCGATTGCGGCAGGTGTCACACTGGATCAACTGGCCAGGGCATTAGGCCACGATCGTAAAATCGTCCGCGCCATGCCGAATACGCCATCGCTGGTTAATGCAGGAATGACCTCTGTAACGCCTAATGCATTGGTCACTCCAGAGGACGTGGCGGATGTATTGAATATTTTCCGCTGCTTTGGCGAAGCTGAAGTGATCGCTGAAGCAATGATCCACCCGGTTGTGGGTGTGAGCGGATCGGCGCCAGCCTATGTCTTCATGTTTCTCGAAGCAATGGCTGATGCCGCGGTTCTCGGCGGTATGCCACGAGCCCAGGCCTATAAATTTGCAGCCCAGGCAGTAATGGGTTCAGCCAAAATGGTGCTGGAAACCGGTAAACATCCGGGTGAGCTGAAGGATATGGTGTGCTCACCAGGCGGGACAACCATTGAAGCAGTGCGTGTACTTGAAGAGCGCGGGTTCCGCGCAGCCGTCATAGAAGCGATGGCAAAATGCATGGAAAAATCAGAAAAGCTCAGTAAATCTTAA
- a CDS encoding YaiI/YqxD family protein, giving the protein MAIWVDADACPNVIKEILFRAAERVQMPLTLVANQNLRVPPSKFIRSMRVPAGFDVADNEIVRLCSPEDLVITADIPLAAEVLEKGAAALNPRGERYSPSTIRQKLTMRDFMDTLRASGVQTGGPDSLSQRDRQLFAAELDKWLLEVKRRTA; this is encoded by the coding sequence ATGGCAATTTGGGTAGATGCGGACGCGTGTCCGAATGTGATTAAAGAAATTTTATTTCGTGCGGCTGAGCGCGTACAGATGCCGTTAACGTTGGTTGCCAATCAGAACTTACGTGTACCACCTTCGAAGTTTATCCGTTCGATGCGTGTCCCTGCCGGGTTTGACGTCGCGGATAACGAAATTGTGCGCCTGTGCAGTCCAGAGGATTTGGTGATCACTGCGGATATCCCACTGGCGGCGGAAGTACTGGAGAAAGGCGCTGCGGCTTTGAATCCACGTGGTGAGCGCTATTCACCATCAACAATACGCCAGAAACTGACCATGCGTGATTTTATGGATACCCTGCGGGCCAGTGGTGTTCAAACAGGTGGGCCAGACAGTCTTTCTCAGCGAGACCGACAACTTTTTGCAGCGGAGCTGGATAAATGGCTGCTGGAAGTGAAACGTCGTACCGCGTAA
- the aroL gene encoding shikimate kinase AroL, with amino-acid sequence MTQPIFLVGPRGCGKTTVGLELARVCQSQFVDTDHWLQTHAGVTIAEIVEKEGWESFRARETATLEAVTAPSTIIATGGGIILAECNRQFMREKGVVIYLCAPVPTLVERLEAFPEEGQRPTLTGKPISEEVSDVLAERDALYREAAHHVVDASLTPEQVVHSITTALRLACAS; translated from the coding sequence ATGACCCAACCCATCTTTTTAGTTGGCCCCCGTGGCTGTGGGAAAACCACCGTTGGACTGGAACTGGCACGCGTGTGTCAAAGTCAGTTTGTCGATACCGACCACTGGCTGCAAACGCATGCTGGCGTTACCATTGCAGAGATTGTTGAAAAGGAAGGCTGGGAAAGTTTTCGTGCGCGTGAAACGGCCACGTTAGAAGCGGTCACTGCTCCTTCAACCATTATTGCGACCGGCGGCGGTATTATCCTTGCCGAATGTAATCGCCAGTTTATGCGCGAAAAAGGCGTTGTGATTTATCTCTGCGCTCCCGTACCTACGCTGGTTGAACGCCTGGAGGCATTTCCTGAAGAAGGGCAGCGCCCTACGTTAACCGGTAAGCCGATAAGTGAAGAAGTGAGTGACGTGCTGGCTGAACGCGATGCGCTATACCGCGAAGCGGCGCATCATGTGGTTGATGCTTCTCTGACACCTGAACAGGTTGTCCACTCGATTACCACGGCGTTACGCCTCGCCTGCGCCAGCTAG
- a CDS encoding YaiA family protein, with amino-acid sequence MPNRPPYPRHARIITVEKGHPGHTVTWFQLRADYPTPDSLISEHETENEALDAKQRYEDPEKI; translated from the coding sequence ATGCCAAACAGACCTCCTTACCCACGTCATGCGCGCATTATTACTGTAGAAAAAGGTCATCCAGGGCATACCGTGACCTGGTTTCAATTGCGTGCGGACTATCCCACTCCGGATTCGCTTATCAGCGAACACGAGACTGAAAATGAAGCGCTGGATGCCAAACAGCGCTACGAAGATCCCGAAAAAATCTGA
- a CDS encoding AroM family protein yields the protein MKATLAILTIGVVPVSEVLPLLTEHVSEQQITHLSLLGKMSREEVMEDYALEEGEDPLPTLLSDGKLANVSRQKIERSLQGVIEVLDNQGYDVILLMSTAPIQGLLARNAILLEPMRIIPPLVASIVDGHQVGVIVPIEELLDNQAAKWSALERTPSYALANPVGGSEATLIAAGQALLDQGADVLILDCLGFHQRHRDLLQKALDVPVLLSNVLMARLASELLA from the coding sequence ATGAAGGCGACGTTGGCGATCCTCACCATTGGTGTGGTCCCTGTAAGCGAAGTATTACCGCTCTTAACTGAGCATGTCTCTGAACAACAAATCACACATCTTAGCTTGCTGGGTAAGATGAGTCGGGAAGAGGTCATGGAAGACTACGCGCTTGAAGAGGGTGAGGACCCCCTACCGACGTTATTAAGTGACGGTAAACTGGCGAATGTGTCACGTCAGAAAATCGAGCGCTCACTTCAGGGGGTAATCGAAGTGCTCGATAATCAAGGGTATGACGTTATTTTACTGATGAGTACGGCCCCGATTCAGGGCCTGCTTGCGCGTAATGCGATTCTGCTGGAGCCCATGCGGATTATCCCGCCGCTGGTGGCTTCGATTGTCGATGGACATCAGGTGGGGGTCATTGTCCCAATAGAAGAGCTTCTGGATAATCAGGCCGCTAAATGGAGCGCCCTTGAGCGCACACCATCGTATGCACTGGCTAATCCAGTCGGGGGTAGTGAAGCAACGCTTATTGCCGCAGGGCAGGCATTGCTCGATCAGGGGGCTGATGTGTTGATACTGGACTGTCTCGGATTTCACCAGCGACATCGTGATTTATTGCAAAAAGCGCTGGATGTACCGGTCCTGTTATCCAACGTGCTGATGGCACGTCTGGCATCAGAATTACTGGCGTAA
- the ppnP gene encoding pyrimidine/purine nucleoside phosphorylase, translated as MLQSNEYFSGKVKSIGFTSSSTGRASVGVMAEGEYTFGTAEPEEMTVVSGALNVLLPGETEWKVYAAGQVFNVPGHSEFHLQVAEPTSYLCRYL; from the coding sequence ATGCTTCAAAGTAACGAATACTTTTCCGGTAAAGTGAAATCCATTGGTTTTACCAGCAGCAGTACTGGCCGCGCCAGTGTTGGCGTAATGGCAGAAGGGGAATATACCTTTGGCACTGCGGAGCCTGAAGAGATGACGGTGGTAAGCGGTGCGCTGAATGTATTGCTGCCAGGTGAGACTGAATGGAAAGTGTATGCTGCCGGACAGGTGTTCAACGTACCTGGTCACAGTGAATTTCATTTGCAGGTTGCCGAGCCAACCTCGTATCTGTGCCGTTATCTGTAA
- the rdgC gene encoding recombination-associated protein RdgC, whose translation MLWFKNLMVYRLSRDVSLSAEEMEKQLAAYAFTPCGSQDMAKTGWVPPMGSQSDALTHTTNGQIIVCARKEEKILPTPVVKQALEAKIFKLEAEQGRKLKKTEKDSLKDEVLHSLLPRAFSRFNQTMMWIDTVNGLIMVDCASAKKAEDTLALLRKSLGSLPVVPLAMETPIELTLTEWVRSGSAAQGFQLLDEAELKALLEDGGVIRAKKQDLVSDEIAVHIEAGKVVTKLALDWQQRIQFVMCDDGSVKRLKFCDELRDQNEDIDREDFAQRFDADFILMTGELAALIQSLVEGLGGEAQR comes from the coding sequence ATGCTGTGGTTCAAAAATTTGATGGTTTACCGTCTCAGCCGCGACGTCTCGCTGAGCGCAGAAGAGATGGAAAAACAGTTAGCCGCTTATGCGTTTACCCCTTGCGGTAGCCAGGATATGGCCAAAACCGGTTGGGTTCCTCCGATGGGTTCACAAAGCGATGCTCTGACCCACACGACCAATGGTCAAATCATCGTCTGCGCCCGTAAAGAAGAAAAAATCCTGCCAACGCCGGTGGTTAAGCAGGCGCTCGAAGCGAAGATCTTCAAGCTGGAGGCCGAACAGGGTCGTAAGCTGAAAAAAACCGAAAAAGATTCGCTGAAAGATGAAGTTCTGCACTCGCTGCTGCCGCGTGCCTTCAGCCGTTTCAATCAAACCATGATGTGGATCGACACCGTAAACGGGTTGATCATGGTCGACTGCGCCAGTGCCAAGAAGGCAGAAGACACCCTGGCTCTGCTGCGTAAAAGCCTCGGCTCTTTACCCGTGGTCCCACTGGCAATGGAAACGCCTATTGAGCTGACGCTGACCGAGTGGGTACGTAGCGGCAGTGCTGCCCAGGGCTTCCAGTTGCTGGATGAAGCGGAGTTGAAAGCTCTGCTTGAAGATGGCGGCGTGATCCGCGCGAAAAAACAGGATCTGGTGAGCGACGAAATAGCCGTACACATTGAAGCAGGCAAAGTCGTCACAAAACTGGCACTGGACTGGCAGCAACGCATCCAGTTTGTGATGTGCGACGACGGTTCCGTGAAACGTCTGAAGTTCTGCGACGAACTTCGTGACCAGAACGAAGATATCGACCGCGAAGATTTTGCCCAACGCTTTGACGCGGACTTTATCCTGATGACTGGCGAACTGGCGGCCTTGATTCAGAGTCTGGTAGAAGGCTTAGGCGGGGAAGCGCAGCGCTAA
- the mak gene encoding fructokinase: MRIGIDLGGTKTEVIALGEQGEQWFRHRLPTPRDDYRQTIETIASLVDMAEKATGQTGTVGMGIPGSISPYTGVVKNANSTWLNGQPFDKDLSARLNREVRLANDANCLAVSEAIDGAAAGAKTVFAVIIGTGCGAGVAFNGRSHIGGNGTAGEWGHNPLPWPDDDELKYRAEVPCYCGKQGCIETFISGTGFATDYRRLSGHPLKGSEIMHLVGENDPIAERALSRYEMRLAKSLAHVVNILDPDVIVLGGGMSNVDRLYTTVPNLVKQWVFGGECETPIRKAVHGDSSGVRGAAWLWPE, translated from the coding sequence GTGCGTATTGGTATTGATTTAGGCGGAACCAAAACAGAAGTCATCGCACTGGGCGAGCAGGGGGAACAATGGTTTCGCCACCGCCTGCCAACACCGCGTGATGATTATCGGCAAACCATTGAAACCATCGCATCGCTTGTCGACATGGCAGAAAAAGCAACGGGGCAAACAGGCACTGTTGGGATGGGGATCCCCGGCTCTATTTCGCCTTACACGGGCGTGGTGAAAAATGCGAACTCTACCTGGCTTAATGGTCAGCCTTTTGATAAGGATTTAAGCGCTCGTCTTAACCGTGAAGTCCGTCTGGCCAATGATGCCAACTGTCTGGCCGTTTCTGAGGCCATTGATGGCGCAGCGGCGGGCGCGAAAACCGTGTTTGCCGTCATCATTGGTACGGGCTGTGGTGCGGGGGTGGCGTTTAATGGGCGCTCGCACATCGGGGGAAACGGTACTGCGGGTGAATGGGGGCATAACCCTTTGCCATGGCCGGATGACGATGAGCTGAAATATCGCGCTGAAGTGCCGTGTTACTGCGGTAAGCAGGGCTGCATTGAGACCTTCATCTCAGGAACCGGGTTTGCTACCGACTACCGTCGCCTGAGCGGTCATCCGCTGAAAGGCAGTGAAATCATGCATCTTGTTGGGGAAAACGATCCCATTGCAGAGCGTGCGTTAAGCCGTTATGAGATGCGTCTGGCGAAATCACTGGCACACGTAGTGAATATTCTGGATCCTGATGTGATTGTGTTGGGCGGTGGGATGAGTAACGTCGATCGTCTGTACACCACAGTACCGAATCTGGTGAAACAGTGGGTGTTCGGTGGAGAATGTGAAACGCCTATCCGCAAAGCGGTCCACGGAGATTCCAGCGGCGTGCGCGGCGCGGCGTGGTTGTGGCCGGAATAA